From a single Endozoicomonas euniceicola genomic region:
- the sctX gene encoding type III secretion apparatus assembly protein SctX: MDVSFNSGLSGISRVAADAVDKDFPKDKSSFKPSGESITAHFWTALEMGRTFQNREKRFAMNVDSSSLSLTPDEHHMMTNMALAIFEQHKNESPQFQKALDVLQESKELQEMLMMSRNILVAG, from the coding sequence ATGGATGTTTCATTTAACAGCGGCCTGTCAGGAATTTCCAGAGTAGCCGCCGATGCGGTGGATAAAGACTTTCCAAAAGATAAATCCTCATTTAAGCCTTCCGGCGAAAGCATCACCGCTCACTTCTGGACAGCCCTGGAAATGGGCCGGACTTTTCAGAACCGGGAAAAACGCTTTGCCATGAACGTAGACTCGTCATCGCTATCACTGACACCTGATGAACATCACATGATGACCAATATGGCATTAGCGATTTTCGAGCAGCACAAAAATGAAAGTCCTCAATTTCAGAAGGCGCTTGACGTATTACAGGAATCTAAAGAGCTTCAGGAAATGCTGATGATGAGCCGTAATATTCTGGTGGCAGGGTAA
- the yvcK gene encoding uridine diphosphate-N-acetylglucosamine-binding protein YvcK, whose protein sequence is MESLKALYQCRQIVAIGGGHGLGRVMASLGFMEEKLAGIVATTDDGGSTGRLREASGCIAWGDLRNCLNQLCSDSPNLARILFEYRFKNSGELSGHNLGNLIMLAMDQMCVRPLDAVNLIRKMLQVGAQLIPMSEEPARLAAMLDGKKIVGETIIDALDKRPDQLMLLPDIKPTSEAVTVIEQADMIILGPGSFMTSILPSLLMKDIAAAINNNPSALKVFVGNINPETTVVGKQPIAEKLDWMKAMTGVYPDVLLWPEEYEPPEGVRCAIRQLPLSDSHQEGAHSREAMRKALDFIAQQHLSDKVS, encoded by the coding sequence ATGGAATCCTTAAAAGCACTCTACCAGTGTCGTCAAATTGTTGCCATCGGTGGTGGACATGGTTTGGGACGTGTCATGGCCAGCCTTGGCTTTATGGAAGAAAAGCTGGCAGGCATTGTTGCCACCACCGATGATGGCGGTTCAACAGGCCGGCTCAGGGAAGCCAGTGGGTGTATTGCCTGGGGCGATCTGCGCAACTGCCTTAACCAGCTTTGTTCTGATAGCCCTAACCTGGCCAGAATCCTGTTTGAATATCGCTTCAAAAACAGCGGGGAACTCAGTGGTCACAATCTGGGCAACCTGATTATGCTGGCAATGGACCAAATGTGTGTTCGCCCTCTGGATGCTGTTAACCTCATTCGCAAAATGTTGCAGGTTGGGGCTCAGCTTATTCCAATGTCTGAGGAACCCGCCAGACTGGCCGCTATGCTGGATGGTAAAAAAATAGTCGGTGAAACGATTATTGACGCATTGGATAAACGGCCTGACCAACTGATGCTCCTGCCTGATATCAAACCTACTTCGGAAGCCGTTACTGTCATTGAACAGGCCGATATGATTATTCTCGGACCTGGCAGTTTTATGACCAGTATTTTGCCTTCTCTGCTGATGAAAGACATTGCCGCAGCGATTAACAATAACCCAAGTGCCCTGAAGGTGTTTGTGGGTAATATCAATCCGGAGACAACGGTTGTCGGCAAACAGCCTATTGCTGAAAAGCTGGACTGGATGAAAGCGATGACGGGAGTTTACCCCGATGTGTTGTTGTGGCCTGAAGAGTATGAGCCTCCGGAAGGGGTTCGCTGTGCGATACGACAGCTGCCACTTTCTGACTCGCATCAGGAAGGTGCTCACAGCCGGGAAGCCATGAGAAAAGCCCTGGACTTTATTGCCCAGCAGCACCTCTCTGATAAAGTCAGCTGA
- a CDS encoding GNAT family N-acetyltransferase: MRFDLGDGYSVRGFLYGDAGAISRHGNNVNIARNLRDSFPSPYTIEHARAWIQHVKEHESDTRFVIASGQEAIGEIGFVAQLDVHRHSAEIGYWISEEHWGRGVMSKALAFVSDYAFKKKNIVRLFADVVEYNEGSCKALEKCGYQREGILRKHIYKGERFYDQFLYALVNPDAS, from the coding sequence ATGCGATTTGATCTGGGTGATGGATACAGTGTCAGAGGCTTTCTGTATGGTGATGCAGGGGCTATATCCCGCCATGGCAACAATGTCAATATTGCCCGGAATCTCAGAGACAGCTTTCCAAGTCCTTACACGATTGAGCATGCCAGGGCGTGGATTCAGCACGTAAAAGAGCATGAGTCGGACACCCGTTTTGTGATCGCCAGTGGACAGGAAGCCATTGGTGAAATCGGCTTTGTCGCGCAGTTGGATGTGCATCGACATTCCGCTGAGATTGGCTACTGGATATCGGAAGAACACTGGGGCAGGGGGGTCATGTCAAAAGCCCTGGCCTTTGTTTCAGATTATGCGTTCAAAAAGAAGAATATTGTCCGGTTGTTTGCCGACGTTGTGGAGTACAACGAAGGTTCCTGCAAAGCCCTTGAGAAGTGTGGTTATCAGCGTGAGGGTATTCTGCGGAAACACATTTATAAAGGTGAACGCTTTTATGACCAGTTTCTGTATGCGCTGGTTAATCCCGACGCATCATAA
- a CDS encoding tetratricopeptide repeat protein — MDKALKEWLFSQAAYYLEYLQPRKSIALLEAMRQMEPENPDVHRMLSYAYLQTDQPAESIKAADNFLQYVKPGTDTRAIKWIKGRALLRKKKLKKAAVR; from the coding sequence ATGGATAAGGCGCTGAAAGAGTGGTTATTTTCCCAGGCTGCTTATTATCTGGAGTATTTACAACCCCGCAAATCCATTGCCCTACTCGAAGCCATGCGTCAGATGGAGCCTGAAAACCCTGACGTTCATCGTATGCTGAGTTATGCCTACCTTCAGACTGACCAGCCTGCAGAGTCCATTAAGGCTGCCGATAATTTTCTGCAGTACGTGAAGCCCGGCACCGACACCCGTGCCATTAAATGGATCAAGGGGCGCGCCCTGCTCAGGAAGAAAAAGCTAAAAAAAGCAGCTGTTCGCTAA
- the sctV gene encoding type III secretion system export apparatus subunit SctV has protein sequence MNPVLIALNKMGQRNDLMLAVLLVAIVGLIILPMPTPVVDFLIALNMGLSFILMMTSIYLRSPLEFSSFPAVLLVTTLFRLSLSITTTRLILLQADAGEIVYTFGNFVVGGNLIVGIVIFLIITIVQFLVITKGSERVAEVSARFSLDGMPGKQMSIDADLRAGSIEMEEAQLRRELVQKESQMYGSMDGAMKFVKGDAIAGLIIIFVNITAGVAIGSTMLGLSAGEALQLYAILTVGDGLISQIPALLISITSGIIVTRVSNEDSKDLGNEIGGQLLDKPKALMVGGVLLLCFALIPGFPTLTFLFLAGFIGGGGYYLLKKAAKAEHDEAEGGIPAMAAATESPDKARSRLDQQEEFTQTLPLIIDVPTSIQESLDTQSLNDELLKVRKALYMDLGVPFPGIHLRFNDSMADNTYSILLQEVPVASGYFRPGYIFIRESIDHLEMLKIPFEKEDDFLPGLDTIWATEDKKERLEKNNVNFMDAPKILTFHLAHVLKKYSEEFIGIQETRYLLEKMESSFGELIKEVQRLLPVNKITEIFQRLVSEDISIRNLRSILQSLVVWGHKEKEVVQLTEYVRSSLKRYVSYKYSNGKNMLPVYLLDQDVEDAIRGGIRQTSAGSYLALDPSQSARFVENVKNTVGKIGHLEHKPVLITSMDIRRYVRKLLELEVYDLAVLSHQELTEEITVQPLGRISL, from the coding sequence ATGAATCCAGTTCTTATCGCTCTCAACAAAATGGGCCAGCGCAACGACCTGATGCTGGCGGTTTTGCTGGTAGCCATTGTTGGCCTGATTATCCTGCCCATGCCCACCCCGGTGGTGGATTTTCTGATAGCCCTGAACATGGGCTTGTCCTTTATTCTGATGATGACGTCTATTTACCTGAGGTCGCCCCTGGAGTTTTCGTCTTTCCCTGCGGTGCTGCTGGTAACCACCCTGTTCAGGCTGTCACTGTCCATTACTACCACCCGTCTGATCCTGTTGCAGGCCGATGCCGGAGAGATTGTCTACACCTTTGGTAATTTCGTGGTGGGCGGCAACCTGATTGTAGGTATTGTTATCTTCCTGATCATCACCATTGTGCAGTTTCTGGTGATTACCAAAGGTTCAGAGCGTGTTGCCGAAGTCAGCGCCCGTTTCTCTCTGGATGGTATGCCCGGCAAACAGATGAGTATCGACGCCGACCTGCGTGCAGGCTCCATTGAAATGGAAGAAGCCCAGCTGCGCCGTGAGCTCGTGCAGAAAGAAAGCCAGATGTACGGCTCTATGGACGGCGCCATGAAGTTCGTAAAAGGCGATGCCATTGCCGGCCTGATCATTATCTTTGTGAACATCACCGCCGGAGTAGCCATTGGTTCCACCATGCTGGGGCTGAGTGCCGGTGAAGCCCTTCAGTTATATGCCATCCTGACCGTAGGGGACGGCCTGATTTCCCAGATCCCCGCCCTGCTGATCTCCATCACCTCCGGTATTATCGTTACCAGAGTATCGAACGAAGACTCCAAAGACCTGGGTAATGAAATTGGCGGGCAACTGCTGGACAAGCCTAAGGCGCTTATGGTGGGGGGCGTTCTGCTACTTTGCTTTGCACTGATCCCCGGCTTCCCGACCCTGACCTTCCTGTTCCTGGCTGGTTTTATCGGCGGCGGTGGTTACTACCTGCTGAAGAAAGCTGCCAAAGCTGAACATGATGAGGCTGAGGGCGGTATTCCTGCCATGGCCGCAGCTACCGAATCGCCGGACAAGGCCAGGTCACGCCTTGACCAACAGGAAGAGTTCACCCAAACGCTGCCATTGATTATTGACGTACCCACATCCATTCAGGAAAGTCTGGATACCCAATCGTTAAACGACGAATTACTGAAAGTCCGTAAAGCCCTTTACATGGACCTGGGCGTGCCTTTCCCCGGCATTCACCTGCGCTTTAATGACTCCATGGCAGACAACACCTACTCGATCCTTTTGCAGGAGGTCCCTGTTGCCAGCGGCTATTTCCGACCCGGTTATATCTTTATCCGTGAATCCATTGACCACCTGGAAATGCTGAAAATCCCTTTCGAAAAAGAAGATGATTTTCTGCCCGGACTGGACACCATCTGGGCCACTGAAGATAAGAAAGAACGTCTGGAAAAAAATAATGTTAACTTTATGGACGCGCCTAAAATCCTGACCTTCCATCTGGCTCATGTCCTGAAAAAGTACTCAGAAGAATTTATCGGTATTCAGGAAACCCGCTACCTGCTGGAGAAAATGGAAAGCTCTTTCGGTGAACTGATCAAGGAAGTGCAGCGTTTATTGCCCGTGAACAAAATTACTGAAATATTCCAGCGGCTGGTATCCGAAGATATTTCCATTCGTAATCTCCGCTCTATTTTGCAATCACTGGTGGTCTGGGGACACAAAGAAAAAGAGGTCGTGCAACTGACGGAGTATGTCCGCTCTTCATTAAAACGTTACGTCAGTTATAAATACTCTAATGGTAAAAACATGCTACCGGTCTATTTGCTGGATCAGGATGTGGAAGACGCCATTCGTGGCGGTATTCGACAGACTTCAGCAGGCAGTTATCTGGCACTTGACCCGTCACAGTCGGCACGGTTTGTGGAAAACGTTAAAAATACCGTGGGTAAAATCGGTCATCTGGAACACAAACCGGTACTGATTACGTCCATGGACATTCGTCGCTACGTGCGTAAGCTGCTGGAGCTGGAAGTGTATGATCTGGCAGTATTATCACATCAGGAACTGACGGAGGAGATTACGGTTCAACCGCTGGGCCGAATCTCTTTATAA
- a CDS encoding sugar transferase, translating to MKDVTYVHPVTAIGKRAMDMTIAIIGLMLTLPLFPLIAIAIKMDSPGTVFYRQMRIGYQRDNYISLFQMVKFRSMCADAEAKSGPVWAQKNDPRITRLGHFLRKTRLDELPQLWNVLVGDMSIVGPRPERPGLCNKLENRIPFYTERTYDVVPGLTGLAQVNLGYDESIDDVRSKVAYDHAYALALSSPMDWLKMDTFVMFKTLMVMVLGKGQ from the coding sequence ATGAAAGACGTCACTTATGTTCACCCTGTTACTGCCATTGGTAAGCGGGCAATGGACATGACGATAGCTATTATCGGGCTGATGCTGACACTACCCCTGTTCCCGCTGATCGCTATTGCGATCAAAATGGACAGCCCGGGTACTGTGTTTTACCGACAGATGCGAATCGGCTACCAGCGGGACAACTATATCAGCCTGTTTCAGATGGTTAAGTTTCGCTCCATGTGTGCTGATGCCGAAGCCAAAAGTGGTCCGGTGTGGGCGCAGAAAAATGATCCGCGAATCACCAGGCTGGGGCATTTCCTGAGAAAAACCCGTCTGGATGAACTGCCACAACTCTGGAATGTACTGGTTGGCGATATGTCCATTGTTGGCCCAAGACCCGAGCGCCCCGGCCTGTGCAATAAGCTGGAAAATCGTATTCCTTTTTATACGGAACGCACTTACGACGTAGTGCCGGGCCTGACCGGTCTTGCCCAGGTTAACCTTGGATACGATGAAAGCATCGATGACGTTCGCAGCAAAGTGGCTTACGACCACGCTTATGCACTGGCGCTGAGCAGCCCGATGGACTGGTTAAAAATGGACACTTTCGTTATGTTCAAGACATTGATGGTAATGGTACTCGGAAAGGGGCAGTAA
- the glpD gene encoding glycerol-3-phosphate dehydrogenase, protein MKTADFDVFVMGGGINGAGIAVDCAGRGLTVGLCEKDDLAGATSSASSKLIHGGLRYLEHYEFRLVKEALGEREVLLKIAPHIARPMRFCLPHRPQLRPAWLIRAGLFLYDYLSSRVSLPGSQKVWFSETSPLKPEFVQGFEYSDAWVDDARLVVLNAMSLQRLGGTVLTRTEAVKAWRDNQLWHVLLKDRLTGIETEVTCHALVNAAGPWVSSLFDSVLSQQAPRRIRLIKGSHIVVPKLHDEPRAFILQNQDGRIVFVTPWLEQFSLIGTTDVEYNGDPVSASCSEEEKRYLCDVVNQHFKNKVSPEDVIWSYSGVRPLCEDESDSPQAITRDYTIELEDVEGRVPLLSVFGGKLTTYRKLAESASEKLSGYFPEMRSSWTAGHRLPGTDGFESPESFIESLQNAYPWLTDSFVRRLCQSYGSLSRQWLQEASCADDLGQYFGADLYAAEVDYLILNEWAYSVDDILWRRSKLGIFLSGDQADVLESYLRNRLPELVPERFSPSEGDILISQANHKPDRDDSIINNL, encoded by the coding sequence ATGAAAACAGCAGACTTTGATGTCTTTGTTATGGGCGGTGGCATCAATGGCGCAGGGATTGCGGTCGATTGTGCCGGGCGTGGTCTGACGGTTGGACTCTGTGAAAAAGATGATCTGGCGGGTGCGACTTCTTCGGCCAGCAGCAAGCTGATTCACGGCGGCCTCAGATACCTTGAACACTATGAGTTTCGGCTGGTTAAAGAAGCCCTGGGTGAGCGTGAAGTGTTGTTAAAAATAGCGCCCCATATTGCCCGACCAATGCGCTTCTGTTTGCCTCACAGGCCTCAGCTCAGACCTGCCTGGTTAATTCGGGCAGGACTGTTTCTCTATGACTATCTCAGTTCACGGGTGTCTTTGCCCGGATCACAAAAAGTCTGGTTTTCAGAAACCTCCCCCCTGAAACCAGAGTTTGTTCAGGGCTTTGAATATTCTGATGCCTGGGTCGATGATGCCCGGCTGGTGGTGTTGAATGCGATGTCTTTGCAGCGTCTGGGTGGTACGGTTCTGACCCGGACAGAAGCGGTGAAAGCATGGCGTGACAATCAACTCTGGCATGTTTTGCTGAAAGACCGACTGACAGGCATAGAAACCGAAGTAACCTGTCATGCCCTGGTTAACGCAGCGGGTCCCTGGGTGAGCTCCCTGTTTGATTCAGTACTCAGTCAACAGGCTCCACGCCGGATACGGTTGATTAAAGGCAGTCATATCGTGGTACCAAAGCTTCACGACGAACCGAGAGCCTTTATTCTGCAGAATCAGGATGGGCGCATTGTTTTTGTGACGCCCTGGCTGGAGCAGTTCTCCCTGATTGGTACGACGGATGTTGAATACAATGGCGATCCGGTTTCAGCGTCCTGTTCTGAAGAAGAAAAGCGCTATTTATGTGACGTTGTTAATCAGCATTTTAAAAACAAGGTATCGCCAGAGGATGTTATCTGGAGTTACTCGGGTGTGAGGCCATTGTGTGAGGATGAGTCCGATTCACCACAGGCGATTACCAGGGATTACACCATTGAGCTTGAAGATGTAGAAGGTCGTGTGCCGTTGTTGTCAGTGTTTGGCGGTAAGCTGACAACCTATCGAAAGCTGGCGGAGTCTGCCTCTGAGAAACTGTCGGGCTATTTTCCTGAGATGAGGTCGTCATGGACAGCAGGCCATCGCCTTCCGGGGACTGATGGGTTTGAGTCTCCCGAGTCGTTTATAGAAAGTCTTCAGAATGCCTACCCATGGCTGACGGATTCATTTGTCCGCAGGCTTTGTCAAAGTTATGGCTCTTTGTCGAGGCAATGGTTGCAGGAAGCGTCCTGTGCAGATGACCTTGGGCAATATTTCGGAGCCGACCTTTATGCGGCTGAAGTGGATTATCTGATACTCAACGAGTGGGCTTACAGTGTCGATGATATACTCTGGCGTCGCAGTAAGCTGGGAATTTTTTTGTCGGGTGATCAGGCGGATGTTCTGGAGAGTTATCTGCGGAATCGTCTTCCCGAGTTAGTGCCTGAACGATTTTCACCGTCTGAAGGCGACATCTTGATCAGTCAGGCTAACCATAAGCCAGATCGAGACGATAGTATTATTAATAATCTATAA
- the sctC gene encoding type III secretion system outer membrane ring subunit SctC — MSFLIKLYHCIDHSAGQCINRCVKWTLLIPVMFTLVASNVASNAISNSNWAHIDKENARRHIVRPDETLAIIAENYGFDIYELISYNNITNPDRLMTGQTIYIPVERLPAQPHRQEPNSLDAQSFPPREARPTQEEYYKLQQWLGDHPMSSGMEGVESVDYNYQLNSAKQKPPLKQPPQQTGFDLPLDNDAKMLNQNIAAKAKVETEAETEMDESENVPDDSSPSLEAFGERPYAYYGSGEDLAEVLQNFAASYYIPTILAEDLVGQVNGKIGPLTPIDFLDHMSNVYGFIWYFDGHTLYVYNGNAARQKIISLNYMSIDKFKKTLKRVGIWDGRFFWKEQPKNGLVYVSGPPRYVEMVTQTAELLDKKEGDRQKSQLSVRMFRLKYAWATDKQFNFRGQQVVVPGVSTLLRSIVSGGGVAQVTRQTLANPSLKPAQGVTRSAEKKAALRAAQDAASSGAQQLNSGAEAETVLINADPRLNAIIVHDLESKMPMYEELIKSLDKPSAQVEVSVSIIDVNSQDISALGVDWNNTRGTSSELKFDPAGSAHAQDFQSFTTVVGMNLGSFNARLSLLADEGRAKIVSRPSILTLDNLEAVFDSSSTFYVKVESTEDAELFPVTSGTVVQVTPRIVDEKKGRKIHMSVNIQNGGDETAEGASLPKVSNSSISTQAVVNESESLLIGGFVQETKTENMTKVPVLGDIPVLGTLFRNEKTVNRQQVRLFLITPRIISIDT, encoded by the coding sequence ATGAGCTTTCTTATCAAGCTGTATCATTGTATTGATCATTCTGCGGGTCAGTGCATAAACCGCTGCGTTAAGTGGACATTGCTTATTCCTGTTATGTTCACGCTGGTTGCTTCAAACGTTGCTTCAAATGCTATTTCAAACAGCAACTGGGCTCATATAGATAAAGAAAATGCCCGCCGTCATATAGTTCGACCCGATGAAACTCTGGCAATAATTGCTGAAAACTACGGGTTCGATATTTACGAACTGATCTCTTACAACAATATTACTAATCCTGACCGGCTGATGACCGGACAGACTATTTACATTCCTGTTGAACGCTTGCCAGCCCAGCCGCACAGGCAGGAGCCAAACTCCCTTGATGCCCAGTCATTTCCCCCCAGAGAAGCCCGGCCTACCCAGGAAGAATATTATAAATTGCAGCAATGGCTGGGCGACCATCCGATGAGTTCCGGGATGGAGGGTGTAGAGAGTGTTGATTATAACTACCAGCTGAATTCAGCGAAGCAAAAGCCACCTTTAAAGCAACCCCCGCAGCAGACTGGTTTTGATCTGCCTCTGGATAATGATGCCAAAATGCTGAATCAGAATATAGCGGCGAAGGCGAAGGTTGAAACGGAAGCTGAAACAGAAATGGATGAATCGGAAAACGTACCTGATGATTCTTCGCCATCTCTGGAAGCTTTTGGTGAGCGTCCTTACGCCTATTACGGCAGCGGAGAAGATTTAGCGGAAGTTCTGCAGAACTTTGCGGCCAGCTATTATATCCCCACTATTCTGGCTGAAGATCTGGTGGGGCAGGTTAATGGTAAAATCGGGCCGTTGACGCCCATCGACTTTTTGGATCACATGTCGAATGTCTATGGCTTTATCTGGTATTTCGATGGACACACGCTCTACGTTTACAACGGTAATGCCGCCCGGCAGAAGATTATCAGCCTGAACTACATGAGCATTGATAAGTTCAAGAAAACGCTCAAGCGTGTGGGCATCTGGGATGGTCGTTTTTTCTGGAAAGAGCAGCCAAAGAATGGACTGGTCTATGTTTCCGGTCCACCCCGCTATGTGGAAATGGTGACTCAAACAGCCGAGCTGCTGGATAAAAAAGAAGGTGACCGGCAAAAGAGCCAGCTGTCCGTAAGAATGTTTCGTCTGAAATACGCCTGGGCAACAGACAAACAATTCAATTTTCGAGGGCAGCAGGTTGTGGTGCCGGGCGTTTCTACGCTGTTGCGCAGTATTGTCAGTGGTGGCGGGGTCGCCCAGGTTACCCGACAGACTCTGGCTAATCCTTCTCTCAAGCCGGCTCAGGGTGTCACCCGGTCGGCAGAGAAAAAAGCCGCATTAAGGGCAGCCCAGGATGCAGCCAGCTCTGGAGCGCAGCAGTTAAATTCAGGGGCTGAGGCTGAGACCGTGTTGATTAATGCCGACCCCCGGCTGAATGCGATTATCGTCCATGATCTTGAGTCCAAGATGCCCATGTACGAAGAGCTGATTAAATCCCTGGACAAGCCCTCAGCCCAGGTTGAAGTCAGTGTTTCAATTATTGATGTGAATTCACAGGATATCTCTGCGCTAGGCGTTGACTGGAACAATACCCGTGGTACCAGTTCCGAACTTAAGTTTGATCCGGCAGGCTCCGCCCATGCTCAGGACTTTCAGTCATTTACCACGGTAGTGGGTATGAATCTGGGCAGTTTTAATGCGCGGCTGAGTTTGCTGGCTGATGAAGGTCGGGCAAAAATCGTTTCCAGGCCCTCCATATTGACACTGGACAACCTTGAAGCTGTTTTTGATAGCAGCAGTACCTTTTATGTCAAAGTTGAAAGCACCGAAGACGCTGAGCTGTTCCCCGTGACATCCGGAACTGTTGTACAGGTAACACCAAGAATCGTTGACGAGAAAAAAGGCCGGAAAATTCACATGAGCGTGAATATCCAGAACGGTGGTGATGAGACTGCGGAAGGTGCTTCACTGCCTAAAGTCAGTAACAGCTCAATCAGTACTCAGGCGGTTGTTAATGAATCTGAAAGTCTGCTGATCGGTGGTTTTGTTCAGGAAACAAAAACCGAGAATATGACAAAAGTTCCGGTCCTTGGGGATATTCCCGTTCTGGGTACGCTATTTCGAAATGAAAAAACGGTTAACCGCCAGCAGGTTCGCCTGTTCCTTATCACGCCCCGGATCATCAGTATCGATACCTGA
- a CDS encoding aminotransferase class V-fold PLP-dependent enzyme: MAALLDTVDPDGLLEYSVVFTDRSLNHMSTTFQGVMKGISATLKKVYNAHSVVIVPGGGTYGMEAVARQFAADKKCLVIRNGFFSYRWTQIFETGNIPSEHTVMMARPESDAIDAPFAPAPVEEVVARILAEKPEFVFAPHVETSSGMMLPDEYIKSVADAVHSVGGMMVLDCVASGTIWVDMGKTGIDILISAPQKGWSSSPCSAMVMLSPLARDRIEGTQSSSFSCDLKKWLQIMEAYEKGGHAYHATMPTDALNTFYKTVKETEAYGLDKVCEEQLELGRRVRELLTEKGIKSVAAEGFEAPGVVVSYTSDSEIQTGRKFIEEGLQIAGGVPLMCNESEDFKTFRLGLFGLDKLHNIDRTIASLDKALSKIF, translated from the coding sequence ATGGCTGCTTTACTCGACACCGTTGACCCGGACGGGTTGCTTGAATATTCCGTAGTATTTACCGACCGCTCTCTAAACCATATGTCGACCACCTTTCAGGGGGTTATGAAGGGTATCTCTGCCACTTTGAAAAAGGTATACAACGCTCATTCTGTTGTCATTGTGCCGGGTGGGGGCACCTATGGCATGGAAGCCGTCGCCAGACAGTTTGCCGCTGATAAAAAATGCCTGGTCATCCGTAATGGTTTCTTCAGCTATCGCTGGACCCAGATTTTTGAAACGGGGAATATTCCTTCAGAGCATACTGTGATGATGGCGCGCCCTGAAAGTGATGCTATTGACGCTCCGTTTGCTCCGGCACCTGTAGAAGAAGTTGTTGCCAGAATCCTTGCCGAAAAGCCGGAATTTGTCTTTGCACCCCACGTAGAAACCTCTTCCGGCATGATGCTGCCTGATGAGTACATTAAATCTGTCGCTGATGCCGTTCATTCTGTGGGTGGCATGATGGTTCTTGACTGCGTCGCCTCTGGAACAATCTGGGTTGATATGGGCAAAACCGGGATTGATATTCTGATCAGTGCACCACAGAAAGGTTGGAGCAGCTCCCCCTGTTCTGCCATGGTAATGCTGAGTCCGCTGGCTCGTGACCGAATTGAGGGTACTCAAAGCAGCAGCTTTTCCTGTGACTTGAAAAAATGGCTCCAGATTATGGAAGCCTATGAGAAGGGTGGTCACGCCTATCATGCGACCATGCCAACGGATGCTCTTAATACTTTTTATAAAACTGTCAAAGAAACTGAAGCTTATGGGCTTGATAAGGTGTGTGAAGAACAGTTGGAGCTGGGTCGGCGGGTTCGTGAATTACTGACTGAAAAAGGAATCAAGTCTGTGGCAGCAGAGGGCTTTGAGGCACCGGGTGTGGTTGTTAGTTATACCTCTGATAGTGAGATTCAGACCGGCAGGAAATTTATTGAGGAAGGTTTGCAGATTGCTGGTGGCGTTCCGCTGATGTGCAATGAGTCTGAAGACTTCAAAACATTCCGTCTGGGGTTGTTTGGTCTGGACAAGCTGCATAATATCGACCGGACTATTGCTTCACTGGATAAAGCCCTGAGCAAAATTTTTTAA